Proteins from one Podospora pseudoanserina strain CBS 124.78 chromosome 1, whole genome shotgun sequence genomic window:
- a CDS encoding hypothetical protein (COG:G; COG:M; CAZy:CE12; EggNog:ENOG50KOG1502) → MKFSPATLLPLLMAAGSNAAPSQNSPRQTKPPTVYLAGDSTMARTNSPHNGWGEYLSRYLTISVVNKAISGRSARSFTNEGRFAEVERLVVPNDIVIISFGHNDGSSPNSANDNGRSACPGTGNEVCKSGKTGETVYTYNHYLQTAGRALIAKGAKVVFSAQTPKNLWQNGQWSGNYEPPRFVPYAAAAARNVGSGASFVDHYQAVTKTYQRLGSQKVNSFYPVDYTHTSPEGADVIAQAFAQAVSRDFNGTTAVKPYLRNPVPNVFN, encoded by the coding sequence ATGAAGTTCTCACcggccaccctcctcccgctcctcaTGGCGGCGGGAAGCAACGCCGCCCCTTCGCAGAACTCCCCTCGCCAAACCAAGCCACCCACCGTCTACCTGGCCGGTGACAGCACCATGGCCCGCACAAACAGCCCGCACAACGGCTGGGGCGAGTACCTCTCCAGGTACCTCACCATCTCGGTCGTCAACAAGGCCATCTCCGGCCGCTCCGCCCGCAGCTTCACCAACGAAGGCCGCTTCGCCGAGGTCGAGCGCCTCGTTGTCCCCAacgacatcgtcatcatcagcttCGGGCACAACGACGGCAGCTCCCCCAACTCGGCCAACGACAACGGCCGCAGCGCCTGCCCCGGCACAGGAAACGAGGTCTGCAAGTCAGGCAAGACAGGCGAGACGGTCTACACGTATAACCACTACCTCCAGACGGCCGGTAGGGCTCTCATCGCCAAGGGGGCCAAGGTCGTCTTCAGCGCCCAGACGCCCAAGAACCTGTGGCAGAACGGGCAGTGGAGCGGGAACTACGAGCCGCCTAGGTTCGTGCCGTACGCTGCTGCCGCGGCGAGGAACGTGGGCAGCGGGGCGAGCTTTGTGGATCACTACCAGGCTGTGACCAAGACGTATCAGCGGTTGGGGAGCCAGAAGGTGAATAGCTTTTACCCTGTGGATTACACCCACACCAGCCCCGAGGGGGCGGATGTGATTGCCCAGGCGTTTGCCCAGGCGGTGTCGAGGGATTTCAACGGGACGACGGCGGTGAAGCCTTACTTGAGGAACCCGGTGCCGAACGTGTTCAATTAA
- a CDS encoding hypothetical protein (COG:G; COG:M; EggNog:ENOG50KOG1502): MAKVLITGINGYIAAHTAARFLQAGFSVRGTVRNKTSPNVESLLRALSTPQKAGGGKVEIVEVPDITIKGAFDNAP; this comes from the exons ATGGCAAAAGTTCTCATCACCGGAATCAACGGCTACATCGCCGCGCACACCGCCGCCCGCTTCCTCCAGGCCGGCTTCAGCGTCAGGGGCACGGTCCGAAACAAAACCTCTCCTAATGTCGAGTCCTTGCTTCGCGCATTGTCCACACCCCAGAAAGCAGGCGGCGGCAAGGTCGAGATAGTCGAGGTTCCTGACATTACCATCAAAGGGGCGTTTGACAATGCG CCATAG
- a CDS encoding hypothetical protein (EggNog:ENOG503P0G5; COG:Q) yields the protein MSLSPLTSRLIQTSTLSTTRLRSLPVLSRAIHTAVPRAKTPAPQPLSLNTPQKQAFRHFTKMSKSVAAASHDDFNRNSLFNLKGRVALVTGGGSGIGLMATQALAANGAKVYIVGRTKEKLDKVVEIYNKDIEGEIIAIQGDVTKKEEVARLYKEISAREKCLCILINNAGVSSTTVTTETETAQEMKHNLFENENMTEKDWTDTYQTNVASIYFMTSAFLPLLQASSERHPHWSGTVINISSISGLVKGSQHHFSYNASKAAAVHLTRMMAAEIAENGHKIRVNSIAPGVFPSEMTADESDEYQKSHIDAEKYKGKVPAGRPGRDIDMAQAVLALAANQYIDGQTVVVDGGYTLTMGM from the exons ATGTCCCTCTCGCCCTTGACATCTCGTCTCATCCAAACATCTACTCTCTCAACCACAAGACTCAGATCACTCCCAGTTCTCTCTCGCGCGATCCACACAGCGGTGCCCAGAGCGAaaactccagctcctcaaccACTATcactcaacaccccccaaaaGCAAGCCTTTCGTCACTTCACCAAAATGTCGAAGAGCGTTGCCGCCGCATCTCACGATGACTTCAACCGCAACTCCCTTTTCAACCTCAAAGGCCGCGTCGCCCTCGTCACGGGCGGCGGTTCTGGAATCGGTCTCATGGCCACCCAAGCCCTCGCGGCTAACGGTGCCAAAGTCTACATCGTCGGCCGCACCAAAgagaagctcgacaaggTAGTCGAGATCTACAACAAGGACATTGAGGGCgagatcatcgccatccaAGGGGACGTCaccaagaaggaagaggtcgCCCGTCTGTACAAGGAGATCTCCGCGCGGGAAAAGTGCTTGtgcatcctcatcaacaatgCCGGCGTGAGCAGCACGACGGTTACGACAGAGACGGAGACGGCGCAGGAGATGAAGCACAATTTGTTTGAGAATGAGAACATGACGGAGAAAGACTGGACGGATACATACCAGACCAATGTCGCGAGCATTTACTTTATGACCTCGGCGTTTTTGCCATTGCTGCAGGCCAGCTCGGAGAGGCACCCTCACTGGTCGGGGACTGTGATCAACATTAGCAGTATTAgcgggttggtgaaggggtCGCAGCATC ACTTTAGCTACAACGCCAGcaaagccgccgccgtccaCCTCACGCGAATGATGGCGGCGGAGATCGCCGAGAACGGCCACAAGATCCGCGTCAACAGCATCGCTCCGGGTGTCTTCCCCAGTGAGATGACCGCTGACGAGAGCGACGAGTATCAGAAGAGCCACATTGACGCTGAGAAGTACAAGGGCAAAGTACCAGCTGGCCGGCCAGGAAGGGATATTGACATGGCCCAGGCTGTGTTGGCGCTAGCAGCCAACCAGTACATTGATGGCCAGacagttgttgttgatggtggctaCACCCTTACCATGGGTATGTAG
- a CDS encoding hypothetical protein (EggNog:ENOG503PXZD): MPRFRDIAPAPHRQESAESRSSQETSSLGPPSDSPALPPRRLLSRKACAYCKTKKIKCNGGEPCFQCQSQQRPQECRYQLSPEEALRLENARLRERIQELELLYRSQCAESSDNIHLDDIAVSVFDQGPNSGQSSLGQQLDNEAFSHYSQPFSPPQPLSTKSSPAVGNSPLPPSLLSRQTSTDTEKEYMLQPHAHHSLANELATKYPSVYPALIHPDAERLGLQVIYDPSQLLSHIDAVQITCSIENKRPYPQSDNRFQSVDITRWTDVAINGDLAASLLSQYFVNDQPAFQLFDADLFLNDLAHGGHVYCSSQLVNALLAWTCQAYCSLYPEKGLQELGVRFLAQADHLFWQSLNLNTITSAPTATLLGACAVVSGHADLSARYKAASLAASRFMGLFGTGYAFVAGAIAQPTGVTLSSGQWAKATSHTAWGVFSNQTFTDLHARSCAFQGHPGLPIAGRDTYKTDDGSLAILPLPSYSDVSYVSTNELAVIVHDMVRLYYYTGEPDDGSPLAAMPNRNPSLEQAENIFRRLLAWAAGLPLACVRGDQNSPETMCMHMHFHAAVIALFQPFIFGPLQRLKFQSFDTQGSALCAFNSSVDQLKRLVINHQSTFDLQGHLLGPLGGTMSLASSLCQTGPSVERKDDSVRRHYFAVCIKGLLRILSRFEVIKVFIQGLLALALSTQTITRQYAESVMGEVTRPENSSLSAMAAEHLTSNVVVDYELALTDRSAATCDQVAATLGDLSRSKRIEPTVDADHVMDGDKMEMV; the protein is encoded by the exons ATGCCTCGCTTCAGAGACATTGCCCCCGCACCCCACAGGCAAGAATCGGCCGAGTCCCGGTCTTCTCAAGAAACTTCCTCCCTCGGGCCCCCAAGTGATTCTCCTGCACTTCCGCCTCGTCGTCTGCTGTCTCGCAAGGCTTGCGCCTATTGCAAAACGAAAAAGATCAAGTGCAACGGCGGAGAGCCGTGCTTTCAGTGCCAATCGCAGCAGCGACCCCAAGAATGTCGCTACCAACTTTCGCCAGAAGAGGCGTTGCGCCTGGAAAACGCGCGCCTCCGAGAACGGATTCAGGAATTGGAGTTGCTGTATAGGTCTCAGTGTGCAGAGAGCTCTGACAATATTCATCTCGACGATATTGCGGTAAGTGTCTTTGATCAGGGGCCTAACAGCGGTCAATCATCGTTGGGACAACAACTGGATAATGAAGCTTTCAGCCATTATTCCCAGCC ATTCTCACCCCCACAGCCTTTGTCCACTAAAAGCTCACCTGCCGTCGGCAATTCTCCCTTGCCGCCATCTTTACTCTCGAGACAAACCTCTACAGACACTGAAAAGGAATACATGCTTCAACCACATGCCCACCACAGCCTGGCGAACGAATTGGCGACCAAGT ACCCCTCGGTATACCCTGCTCTAATACATCCAGATGCTGAGCGCCTTGGGCTACAGGTGATATACGACCCCAGTCAGCTTCTCAGCCACATCGATGCCGTACAGATTACATGCTCGATTGAAAATAAGCGCCCTTATCCACAGTCTGACAACCGATTTCAGAGCGTTGACATCACCCGATGGACTGATGTCGCGATTAACGGAGATCTTGCCGCTAGCCTGCTCTCACAATACTTTGTCAATGACCAGCCTGCCTTTCAACTTTTTGATGCAGATCTCTTTCTCAACGACTTGGCCCACGGAGGGCATGTTTACTGCTCATCCCAGCTCGTCAATGCGTTGTTGGCGTGGACTTGC CAAGCTTACTGCAGCTTATACCCCGAGAAGGGTCTGCAAGAATTGGGTGTCCGATTTTTGGCACAAGCAGATCATTTATTCTGGCAGTCACTGaatctcaacaccatcacctctgCCCCTACCGCCACTCTGCTTGGAGCTTGCGCCGTGGTGTCAGGCCACGCCGACCTCTCGGCGCGATACAAAGCCGCTTCTCTTGCAGCTAGTCGGTTCATGGGGCTATTCGGGACTGGTTACGCTTTTGTTGCAGGGGCAATTGCTCAACCGACAGGTGTAACTCTGAGCTCTGGCCAGTGGGCCAAAGCCACTTCACATACTGCGTGGGGTGTATTTTCGAATCAAAC ATTCACTGACTTACATGCCCGCTCCTGTGCCTTTCAGGGGCATCCGGGGCTTCCTATAGCTGGTCGCGATACGTACAAGACGGACGACGGTAGCTTAGCGatactccctctccccagctATTCAGATGTCAGCTACGTATCCACGAATGAGCTGGCGGTAATAGTTCATGACATGGTGCGGTTGTACTACTATACTGGTGAGCCAGACGATGGTTCTCCGCTAGCAGCAATGCCGAATCGAAACCCAAGCCTTGAACAAGCTGAAAATATCTTTCGGCGACTGCTTGCATGGGCGGCAGGTCTGCCGCTTGCCTGCGTCAGAGGGGATCAGAACTCTCCAGAGACAATGTGCATGCA TATGCACTTTCATGCAGCTGTCATTGCATTATTTCAGCCATTTATATTTGGGCCATTGCAGCGGCTGAAGTTCCAGTCATTCGACACTCAAGGATCCGCCCTCTGTGCGTTCAACTCCTCGGTTGACCAACTCAAGAGGCTGGTAATCAATCACCAGAGTACATTTGATCTCCAGGGACATCTGTTGGGCCCACTGGGCGGGACGATGTCTCTTGCAAGCAGTCTTTGCCAGACTGGACCCTCGGTGGAACGAAAGGACGATTCTGTACGACGACACTACTTTGCGGTCTGCATCAAGGGCCTTCTTCGCATCTTGAGCCGGTTTGAAGTTATCAAAGTCTTCATACAGGGACTACTGGCCCTGGCGCTTTCCACCCAAACGATCACGAGACAATACGCAGAGTCGGTGATGGGCGAGGTGACGCGACCGGAAAATTCGTCACtctcggccatggcggcagAGCACCTCACTTCGAACGTGGTGGTAGACTACGAGCTTGCGCTGACGGACCGATCGGCGGCTACTTGTGACCAGGTCGCGGCGACGCTTGGGGATCTCAGCAGATCAAAAAGAATCGAGCCCACAGTCGACGCTGATCATGTTATGGACGGCGAtaagatggagatggtgtaA
- a CDS encoding hypothetical protein (EggNog:ENOG503NXZP; COG:S) codes for MAFPSYKRSLDSFNPEASSPRPPHRRKLNNSRSTPTSTIANLGLVPDFNPTQALQQKRHSCLKHHTGPDLISPLSDELLLRILSFLSLSQLLGVSPVSRRFYTLACDSQLWKNLYYHRFVLPRARLIPGFGPHLGGNHSKNTFGRACRWGTGHRACGNDLDTDLKVNNAGGLNTGSSGQDEDAEDEEEEGVRDWLEGGITPPEDHDDDVQSNGVQEDPLLYYAPDEDRLNRTMDWKRQYRIRHNWAKGKCKAVELRLSGGQETVKTPRHEERFNEHQRSRKGQRSFIKAVQGIAVSADSRYLRAWDLRSRKLLGHVGLVEAPEVDGDAHSTAPSCMAIDEAKLVDGLLDIALGFTDGSFGVWRLSVKDGRLKRRYRHEKSSNGELIEMAYSHPYLITATRAVLVSLYTFGGSTAGPCDKTMVLPPPYLLTSLDSHTCQAPLSFSIRKTNSSVIASIAYTVTTHIGWSFGVQDLHISPPIQDDPASMPEITTTPIAHTLPLLLFRRPVNWIEYIPRPGHGSREPAESSVYEPPFTPPMTPRSRVMDPGRLSPHFSFSPRECGPKALCYNHPYLVATLPDNTLSHFLCRSGPSSLTVTSGHRLWGHTSGISQGQVNCRGKAVSVGSRGEEMRVWALEGATSRASNVMSVEIRPERVPGRDNGTSRYYDPIDVAEERDLVGFDDEMIVIWKQNRGGGESLVIYDFT; via the coding sequence ATGGCTTTCCCGTCCTACAAGCGATCGCTTGATTCCTTCAATCCTGAGGCTTCCTCACCTAGACCGCCTCACCGCCGAAAACTGAACAATTCCAGGTCCACACCGACCTCCACCATCGCAAACCTCGGCCTTGTTCCAGACTTCAACCCCACGCAAGCACTACAGCAGAAACGGCACAGCTGCTTGAAGCACCATACGGGACCCGACCTTATATCCCCTCTTTCTGACGAGCTCCTTCTGCGcatcctctcttttctctcactgagccagctcctcggcgTTTCTCCCGTTTCCCGCCGATTTTATACCCTCGCCTGCGACTCGCAGTTGTGGAAGAATTTGTACTACCATCGCTTTGTGCTGCCTAGAGCCCGACTCATACCAGGCTTCGGCCCACACCTGGGTGGGAATCATAGCAAGAACACATTCGGTCGAGCCTGCAGGTGGGGAACAGGACACCGAGCCTGCGGGAATGACCTCGATACAGATTTGAAGGTCAATAACGCGGGAGGTCTCAATACCGGCAGTAGCGGCCAGGAtgaagatgccgaggacgaagaagaggaaggggtgcGGGACTGGCTGGAGGGGGGTATAACACCGCCTGAGGATCACGATGACGACGTGCAAAGCAACGGCGTACAGGAAGACCCGCTGTTGTACTACGCACCCGATGAGGACAGACTGAACAGGACGATGGACTGGAAGAGACAATACAGAATACGCCACAACTGGGCGAAGGGCAAGTGTAAGGCTGTTGAGCTTCGCCTAAGCGGAGGACAGGAAACAGTGAAGACCCCACGTCATGAAGAACGTTTCAACGAGCATCAACGCTCGAGGAAAGGACAGAGGAGTTTCATAAAGGCAGTTCAGGGTATTGCAGTCAGTGCAGATAGCCGATATCTGCGCGCATGGGATCTCAGGAGCCGCAAACTGTTGGGACATGTAGGGTTGGTGGAGGCCCCAGAAGTTGATGGGGACGCCCACAGCACTGCACCAAGCTGCATGGCTATCGATGAGGCAAAGCTCGTGGATGGACTGCTGGACATTGCGCTGGGGTTCACCGACGGGAGCTTTGGGGTGTGGAGGCTATCTGTCAAGGACGGCCGCTTGAAACGACGATACCGACACGAAAAGTCCAGCAATGGCGAGCTGATTGAGATGGCGTACTCGCACCCGTACCTGATCACAGCTACCAGGGCGGTTTTGGTATCGCTATACACCTTCGGTGGCTCCACGGCTGGGCCCTGTGATAAAACCATGGTGTTACCGCCGCCGTATCTACTAACATCGCTAGACTCGCACACGTGTCAGGcacctctctccttctccatccgGAAAACGAACTCTTCAGTCATCGCATCAATTGCATATACGGTGACTACCCACATCGGCTGGTCTTTTGGCGTTCAGGATCTCCACATTTCACCCCCTATTCAAGATGATCCAGCCTCGATGCCAGAAATCACAACTACGCCCATCGCTCACACTCTCCCGCTTCTCCTTTTCCGTCGCCCGGTCAACTGGATTGAGTATATACCCAGGCCAGGTCATGGTTCCCGCGAGCCCGCCGAATCAAGCGTATATGAACCTCCCTTCACACCGCCCATGACTCCCCGGTCTAGAGTCATGGACCCTGGCCGCTTATCCCCTCacttcagcttctcccctCGCGAGTGTGGGCCGAAAGCCTTGTGCTACAACCACCCTTACCTCGTTGCGACCCTGCCCGACAACACTTTATCCCACTTTCTGTGCCGGTCTGGCCCGTCCTCCTTGACGGTCACCTCTGGTCATCGGCTATGGGGGCACACGTCTGGAATCAGCCAAGGTCAGGTCAACTGCCGCGGTAAGGCTGTCAGTGTGGGCTCTCGAGGTGAGGAGATGCGCGTGTGGGCTTTGGAAGGTGCCACGTCGAGGGCGAGCAATGTTATGAGTGTGGAGATACGGCCAGAGAGGGTCCCGGGGCGGGACAATGGGACGAGCCGGTACTATGACCCAATTGATGTTGCAGAAGAGCGGGATCTGGttgggtttgatgatgagatgattgTTATTTGGAAGCAGAACAGAGGCGGGGGAGAGAGCCTGGTGATTTACGACTTTACTTGA
- a CDS encoding hypothetical protein (COG:G; EggNog:ENOG503NZ8I), whose protein sequence is MPPLQFGKSFLSSAVFLGVAISTPDLFHAERQSFAAQAQRIDQRAFNVLPTVPPPSEYGGFIAWIPFAPPNATIESLVAQPFHIYSKEFEDIIGPNPTLTLLNHTDGDPLFHEAPVWNPSTDEMFFCQNAGAPAAGTGMQKSAIIQKIKLSAITRAITSQRNASGSVQIEDVTAADGAKVMNPNGGTNYKNKLLFVGQGKGENIPPAIYLMDPEPPYDTKGRSGSLRASSAYHVLTAGGYLVMLNNYFGRQFNSINDASVNPRNGDIYFTDPTYGFVQDFRPAPGFPKQVWRFNEATGAVTVVADGFSMPNGIQFSPSGSHLYVTDSGVAQAFRGMEYNNPSTIYRFDVSRDGTLSNRQTFAFITPGIPDGINVDTKGNVYVGCADGVQVYSPSGKLIGKIFLGKGVANFQFAGKGRMVLLAETELYFVGGLKAEGAFPGRLY, encoded by the exons ATGCCACCATTACAGTTCGGCAAAAGCTTCCTGTCATCAGCCGTCTTTCTAGGCGTCGCTATCAGCACTCCAGACTTGTTTCATGCCGAAAGGCAAAGTTTTGCGGCCCAGGCACAAAGGATCGATCAAAGGGCCTTTAATGTTCTCCCGACTGTTCCTCCGCCGTCAGAATATGGAGGTTTCATTGCTTGGATT CCATTCGCACCACCAAATGCGACAATAGAGTCTCTAGTTGCCCAGCCCTTTCACATCTACAGCAAGGAGTTCGAGGATATTATTGGgcccaacccaaccttgACGCTGCTGAACCACACCGATGGCGACCCCTTGTTTCACGAGGCTCCAGTGTG GAATCCATCCACAGATGAAATGTTCTTTTGTCAAAATGCAGGTGCGCCAGCTGCCGGAACAGGGATGCAAAAATCAGCCATCATTCAGAAGATCAAATTGTCTGCCATCACACGGGCTATCACCAGCCAGAGAAATGCCAGCGGATCTGTTCAGATTGAGGATGTGACCGCGGCTGACGGGGCCAAGGTTATGAACCCCAACG GGGGCACAAACTACAAGAACAAGTTGCTCTTTGTCGGAcaaggaaagggggagaaCATTCCTCCTGCCATTTACCTTATGGATCCAGAGCCTCCTTATGATACAAAAGGTCGGTCAGGTAGTCTCCGCGCGTCGAGTGCTTATCACGTGCTAACGGCAGGAGGATATCTAGTCATGCTGAACAACTACTTTGGTCGGCAATTCAACTCCATCAACGACGCCTCAGTCAACCCCCGAAATGGTGACATCTATTTCACCGACCCTACCTACGGATTCGTTCAAGATTTTCGGCCTGCACCCGGCTTTCCAAAGCAGGTGTGGCGTTTCAATGAGGCTACTGGAGCTGTCACTGTGGTGGCGGATGGATTCAGCATGCCAAACGGCATTCAATTCTCACCATCGGGGTCACATCTTTATGTGACCGACAGCGGGGTAGCGCAGGCTTTCAGAGGGATGGAGTATAACAATCCCTCCACGAT TTACCGATTTGATGTCTCCAGGGATGGGACCTTGTCCAACAGACAAACCTTTGCGTTTATCACACCTGGTATACCAGATGGGATCAATGTGGATACAAAGGGCAACGTCTACGTGGGCTGTGCAGATGGCGTGCAAGTTTATAGTCCATCAGGGAAGTTGATTGGAAAGATATTCCTGGGCAAGGGAGTGGCCAACTTTCAGTTcgcggggaagggaaggatgGTGCTGTTGGCGGAGACGGAGTTGTACTTTGTGGGCGGGTTGAAAGCTGAGGGTGCTTTTCCGGGGAGGTTGTATTAG
- a CDS encoding hypothetical protein (EggNog:ENOG503NW4V; CAZy:AA9; COG:G): MKPQLLGLLAWFFMSEVLAHNTMGILLVNQTATPEWLYVRDVMGPNYEDEIFPWGQYHKTIPQMDVHHPDITCGRKAFAAAANTSTADVIAGSEVGFRVSWDAYGPGGEFYHRGPAQIYLSRAPGDDVENYRGDGDWFKIAVAGPKDNNSWLLSGEGDFNFSIPLTTPPGKYLMRIEQFWPTDSYNYSQWFVNCAHVNIMGEGGGSPAGFARFPGTYEIDDPGIRLPGNQMVLGSVKVEDMRLLEYKPPGPAVWAG; encoded by the exons ATGAAGCCACAACTTCTGGGACTTTTGGCTTGGTTCTTCATGTCTGAGGTGCTGGCTCACA ACACGAtgggcatcctcctcgtcaaccaAACCGCCACCCCGGAATGGCTCTACGTCCGCGACGTCATGGGTCCCAACTACGAAGACGAGATTTTTCCCTGGGGCCAATACCACAAGACCATACCCCAGATGGACGTCCACCATCCGGACATCACCTGCGGCAGGAAGGcctttgctgctgcggccAACACCTCCACAGCTGATGTCATTGCGGGAAGTGAAGTCGGGTTCCGAGTCAGCTGGGATGCCTACGGGCCTGGCGGGGAGTTTTACCACAGAGGGCCCGCACAGATTTACCTATCGAGGGCACCCGGGGACGATGTTGAGAACTAtcgtggggatggggattggTTCAAGATTGCGGTTGCGGGGCCGAAGGACAATAATTCTTGGTTGTTGTCGGGGGAGGGCGAT TTCAACTTTAGCATTCCGCTGACGACACCACCGGGGAAGTATCTCATGCGGATCGAACAGTTCTGGCCGACGGACTCGTACAACTACAGCCAGTGGTTTGTCAACTGTGCTCATGTCAATATTatgggcgagggcggcgggagTCCAGCCGGCTTTGCAAGGTTTCCGGGGACGTATGAGATTGATGATCCAG GGATTCGGCTTCCTGGGAACCAGATGGTCCTTGGATCCGTCAAAGTGGAGGATATGAGGCTACTTGAGTACAAGCCTCCCGGGCCTGCTGTGTGGGCTGGCTGA
- a CDS encoding hypothetical protein (EggNog:ENOG503NXV4; COG:S) → MSMLGVCHPADGQTVMPNMADQLNSNNNSMHMPMSFGRIHPTARNPLSPPSQKPNLSTARSIMPNPSHLLSPPGPAPLDDMNSDMNITAQNSKGFEMQRPNPPPSPPVSPPSSPLSKSTTSVMHRSVGPSDPILYETAERASAAPLPLFPPAPRTTGSVEDDLMNKHIAARPPSLFESVSPPKREDYQLVIYFKSEVYKRFSQNPRKWMEQERRLRQADRESARSMARARLPTILPASNPTPPRIHVPRAPVARVQKPRSPKVKAQAPRPIRATPAPTRPPTAGHVHATPEPRMRNAAPNREDKDFEALEDLSPPLDSLPQGRPNSLKVEWKGNALDLSNDPHRHLLHPDELILASNLRLDCATYLTSKRRIFLRRRECALIGKEFRKTDAQQACKIDVNKASKLWQAYDKVGWLNIEWTRARP, encoded by the coding sequence ATGTCAATGCTTGGGGTTTGCCACCCTGCAGACGGCCAGACAGTCATGCCCAACATGGCTGACCAACTgaactccaacaacaactcgaTGCACATGCCTATGTCGTTTGGAAGAATTCACCCGACGGCAAGGAACCCATTGTCACCGCCTTCCCAAAAGCCAAACTTGTCTACCGCACGCTCCATCATGCCAAACCCAAGTCATCTCCTGTCTCCTCCTGGACCTGCTCCCTTGGACGACATGAACTCGGACATGAACATCACCGCGCAGAACAGCAAGGGTTTTGAAATGCAGcgcccaaacccacctccttccccgccTGTGTCGCCTCCTTCATCGCCGCTTTCGAAGTCGACCACGTCCGTGATGCACCGCAGCGTCGGACCAAGCGATCCGATTTTGTATGAGACTGCCGAAAGGGCCAGCGCTGCCCCCTTGCCGCTCTTTCCACCGGCCCCCAGGACAACTGGATCAGTGGAGGATGACTTGATGAACAAACACATTGCGGCGAGACCTCCCAGTCTATTTGAGAGCGTCTCGCCTCCTAAACGGGAGGACTATCAGCTGGTGATTTACTTCAAGTCTGAGGTCTACAAAAGGTTCAGCCAAAATCCTAGGAAGTGGATGGAGCAGGAAAGGAGGTTGCGGCAGGCCGATCGTGAGAGCGCGAGAAGTATGGCGAGGGCGCGGCTTCCGACCATCCTTCCGGCTTCCAACCCTACGCCACCTCGGATACACGTTCCCAGGGCACCTGTGGCTCGTGTGCAGAAACCAAGATCCCCCAAGGTCAAGGCACAAGCCCCTAGGCCTATCCGAGCAACTCCCGCGCCAACTCGTCCGCCGACAGCGGGTCACGTCCACGCCACCCCAGAGCCTCGCATGCGAAACGCGGCGCCAAATCGCGAGGACAAGGATTTTGAGGCATTGGAAGATCTTTCACCGCCACTCGACTCGCTCCCGCAAGGGAGGCCAAATAGTCTAAAGGTGGAATGGAAGGGGAATGCTCTGGATCTCAGCAACGACCCACATCGTCACTTGCTTCACCCTGACGAACTCATCCTGGCAAGCAACCTTCGGCTGGACTGCGCTACATATCTCACGAGCAAGAGACGTATATTTTTGCGCAGGCGCGAATGTGCCTTGATTGGGAAGGAATTTCGCAAGACTGACGCACAACAGGCCTGCAAGATCGATGTCAACAAGGCCTCGAAGCTTTGGCAGGCATACGATAAAGTTGGATGGCTCAACATTGAGTGGACCAGGGCTCGTCCTTAG